One window of Arthrobacter oryzae genomic DNA carries:
- the atpB gene encoding F0F1 ATP synthase subunit A, which produces MIALALPAQDSGEFNPPGIEEMHLPAILPWGAADGFSKQMLLVILSVVIIATFFLLAARKQQLVPGKLQFAGEAAYGFVRNSIAKDIIGGKDFIKYVPLLFSLFFFILVNNIYGAIPLIQLPSFSHVGGAYVLAAIVYLTWIGIGVKKNGLKYFKLATVPSGVPVYILPIVIPIEIISNFLVRPVTHSLRLFATMLAGHLIVMIAGSGIEYLVMQENILLKGTSVLVLVGAIAMYMLEALIMALQAYVFTLLTAIYIEGALHADSH; this is translated from the coding sequence TTGATCGCGCTTGCGCTCCCGGCCCAAGATTCAGGAGAGTTCAACCCTCCTGGAATTGAAGAAATGCACCTGCCGGCAATCCTGCCGTGGGGTGCGGCAGACGGATTCTCCAAGCAGATGCTGCTGGTAATCCTGTCGGTCGTCATTATCGCTACATTCTTTCTGCTAGCTGCGCGGAAGCAGCAGCTTGTTCCCGGCAAACTGCAGTTTGCAGGTGAGGCCGCCTACGGCTTCGTCCGCAACAGCATCGCCAAGGACATCATTGGCGGCAAGGACTTCATCAAGTACGTCCCGCTGTTGTTCAGCCTCTTCTTCTTCATCCTGGTGAACAACATCTACGGCGCCATCCCGCTGATCCAGCTTCCGAGCTTCTCGCACGTCGGCGGCGCCTATGTGCTCGCAGCCATCGTCTACCTGACCTGGATCGGCATCGGCGTCAAGAAGAACGGCCTCAAGTACTTCAAGCTGGCCACCGTTCCCTCGGGCGTGCCGGTCTACATCCTTCCGATCGTTATTCCGATCGAGATCATCTCCAACTTCCTGGTCCGCCCGGTCACGCACAGCCTCCGTCTGTTCGCCACCATGCTGGCCGGACACCTGATCGTGATGATTGCCGGATCCGGCATCGAGTACCTGGTCATGCAGGAGAACATCCTCCTCAAGGGCACCTCTGTACTGGTGCTCGTCGGCGCCATCGCCATGTACATGCTGGAAGCGCTGATCATGGCGCTGCAGGCTTACGTTTTCACGCTGCTGACTGCCATCTACATTGAAGGCGCACTGCACGCGGACAGCCACTAG
- a CDS encoding MraY family glycosyltransferase: MIMYLLMMLTAAGVSFAATWGARLIGNRLELFSPIRSRDTHSHKVSRLGGLGIYAGFLVALCVASQSFFVKDIFRGNASPWGVLAGATLIVIVGLADDLLDLRWWVKLIGQSAAAMVVAIWGVRMAIVPFVPEPIILENEIVSIVLTAGLIVTTMNAFNFIDGLDGLAAGVAIIGGAAFFLTAYWVHRSAILLDYSDLATLLTAVVVGSCVGFLPHNWFPSKIFMGDSGAMLIGLLLASAGIVSTGQITSGLYDRANGIPTIIPILLPFAVLFLPLLDLCLAVVRRTALGRSPWSADRGHLHHKLMDIGYSHRASVLLMYAWTCVLAFGGLAFAIFPWQMVLAVDVLAAAIMAVVTAWPYLRDKAPGAGPRSEAEAEAEAEAAGQE, from the coding sequence ATGATTATGTATCTGCTGATGATGCTGACGGCAGCGGGCGTCTCTTTCGCCGCCACGTGGGGCGCACGGCTGATCGGGAACAGGCTGGAGCTTTTCTCGCCGATCCGCAGCCGCGATACCCATTCCCACAAGGTCTCCAGACTGGGTGGCCTGGGCATTTATGCAGGGTTCCTCGTGGCACTCTGTGTTGCCAGCCAGTCATTCTTCGTCAAGGACATCTTCCGCGGCAACGCGTCCCCCTGGGGAGTGCTCGCCGGTGCCACGCTGATCGTCATAGTGGGCCTTGCCGACGACCTGCTGGACCTGCGGTGGTGGGTGAAGCTGATCGGCCAGAGCGCCGCAGCCATGGTGGTGGCCATCTGGGGTGTCAGGATGGCCATCGTTCCGTTCGTGCCCGAACCGATCATTCTCGAGAACGAGATTGTGAGCATTGTCCTCACCGCAGGGCTGATTGTGACCACCATGAACGCCTTTAACTTCATCGACGGGCTGGACGGCCTTGCCGCCGGCGTAGCGATCATCGGCGGGGCAGCGTTCTTCCTGACGGCGTACTGGGTGCACCGGTCGGCCATCCTCCTGGACTATTCCGACCTCGCGACGCTCCTGACTGCGGTCGTGGTGGGCAGTTGCGTGGGATTCCTGCCGCATAACTGGTTTCCCTCGAAGATCTTCATGGGCGATTCCGGGGCGATGCTGATCGGCCTGCTCCTTGCCTCCGCTGGCATCGTCTCAACCGGCCAGATCACCTCCGGCCTCTACGACCGCGCCAACGGTATTCCCACGATCATCCCCATCCTGCTGCCCTTCGCGGTGCTGTTCCTGCCGCTGCTGGACCTCTGCCTGGCAGTCGTCAGGCGCACCGCGCTGGGCCGTTCGCCATGGTCTGCCGACCGGGGACACCTGCACCACAAACTCATGGACATCGGCTATTCCCACCGGGCCTCCGTCCTCCTGATGTACGCGTGGACCTGCGTCCTGGCCTTCGGCGGCCTCGCCTTCGCCATTTTCCCGTGGCAGATGGTGCTGGCTGTGGACGTATTGGCCGCCGCCATTATGGCTGTGGTCACCGCGTGGCCATACCTTCGCGACAAGGCGCCCGGGGCCGGCCCGCGCTCCGAAGCGGAGGCAGAAGCCGAGGCCGAAGCAGCGGGTCAGGAGTGA
- a CDS encoding glycosyltransferase, with protein MSPSVAVAAVTFDRPRELAVLLDAINRQTSPVSSICLVDSGTAPAKEVADRHSNVDYVRSEANLGGAGGFSLAILKAVASGVDWIWMMDDDAEPGDPECLATLLREAEARGMDAVVPLVAAPGHPDRLSFFFRLDGKVTHDRADVEKLGFLPDDGHFFNGALIRSDVFFKVGLPDMRLFIRGDEVDFTIRLRKAGIRFGTVTTTAITHPHAFAETQHVFGARWHVIVPETAFKRYYYYRNRGYLIRRHFRVKSLVADVGGYLGYFLRRGDFRGLAGWFRAFSTGLRGKGFAPLKDQKF; from the coding sequence ATGTCCCCCTCGGTTGCAGTTGCCGCCGTGACGTTTGACCGTCCCCGTGAGCTCGCCGTTCTGCTGGATGCCATCAACCGGCAGACCTCTCCGGTCAGCTCCATTTGCCTCGTGGACAGCGGCACCGCGCCCGCCAAAGAGGTGGCGGACCGGCACTCCAACGTGGACTACGTCCGGTCCGAAGCGAACCTGGGCGGAGCCGGCGGCTTCTCCCTGGCCATCCTCAAGGCGGTGGCCAGCGGCGTTGACTGGATCTGGATGATGGACGACGACGCCGAACCCGGCGACCCGGAGTGCCTCGCCACGCTGCTCCGCGAGGCCGAGGCACGCGGCATGGATGCCGTGGTCCCCCTCGTTGCCGCGCCGGGCCACCCGGACCGGCTGTCCTTTTTCTTCCGCCTCGACGGCAAGGTCACCCACGACCGCGCCGACGTGGAGAAGCTGGGGTTCCTGCCGGACGACGGCCACTTCTTCAACGGCGCGCTGATCCGTTCGGACGTCTTCTTCAAGGTGGGCCTGCCGGACATGCGGCTGTTCATCCGCGGCGACGAGGTGGACTTCACCATCAGGCTACGCAAAGCGGGTATCCGCTTCGGCACGGTGACCACCACGGCCATTACGCATCCCCACGCCTTCGCCGAGACCCAGCACGTGTTCGGTGCGCGTTGGCACGTGATTGTGCCTGAAACGGCGTTCAAGCGCTATTACTACTACCGTAACCGCGGGTACCTGATCCGCCGCCACTTCCGGGTGAAGTCCCTCGTCGCTGACGTGGGCGGTTACCTGGGCTACTTCCTGCGCCGCGGCGACTTCCGCGGCCTGGCTGGCTGGTTCCGGGCGTTTTCCACCGGGCTCCGCGGCAAGGGCTTCGCTCCCCTGAAGGACCAGAAGTTCTAG
- a CDS encoding WecB/TagA/CpsF family glycosyltransferase, translating to MILTRQHVPVLGVDATPLTVSGMTATLNRFVAEGGIRTVVGHNLHSVTLFHSDPEFQALYDNSDVVLLDGAPVLWLWGRSGDADGPVMDYRLGSTDWIPALGDVEGLERVAVIGAGAEANAKAVARLAGIMPNATVAGMPGEGWNDTLEREAVAWLRELRPQMVLLGLGMPLQEMVLRRRLGELPPAVYCAVGGAIEQIAGIQKLAPRWLGRLGLEWAWRLMLHPRRVAYRVFGEPWVLLALLVRRHLRSER from the coding sequence ATGATCCTCACACGCCAGCACGTCCCTGTCCTGGGCGTTGACGCGACGCCCCTGACTGTTTCCGGGATGACGGCAACCCTCAACCGTTTTGTCGCCGAAGGCGGCATCCGCACCGTGGTGGGCCACAACCTGCACAGCGTGACCCTCTTCCACTCGGATCCGGAATTCCAGGCCCTCTACGACAACAGCGATGTAGTGCTCCTCGACGGCGCCCCGGTCCTCTGGCTCTGGGGAAGATCGGGCGATGCGGACGGGCCCGTCATGGACTACCGCCTGGGCTCCACGGACTGGATCCCTGCCCTCGGCGATGTCGAAGGACTGGAGCGAGTTGCCGTGATCGGCGCGGGAGCGGAAGCCAATGCCAAGGCTGTGGCCCGCCTGGCCGGGATCATGCCGAATGCCACGGTGGCCGGGATGCCCGGCGAAGGATGGAACGACACCCTCGAGCGCGAGGCCGTCGCCTGGCTCCGCGAACTGCGTCCCCAGATGGTGCTCCTCGGACTGGGCATGCCGCTTCAGGAGATGGTCCTCCGCCGCAGGCTTGGCGAACTCCCGCCGGCCGTGTATTGCGCGGTGGGCGGTGCGATCGAACAGATTGCCGGAATCCAGAAGCTCGCTCCCCGGTGGCTGGGCCGGCTCGGACTGGAATGGGCCTGGCGGCTGATGCTGCATCCGCGCAGGGTTGCCTACCGCGTCTTCGGCGAGCCGTGGGTGCTCCTGGCACTCCTGGTCCGGCGCCACCTCAGGTCAGAACGCTAG
- a CDS encoding L-threonylcarbamoyladenylate synthase produces MTTTYDCTAADQRAEGLENAQRAIRQHKCVVFPTDTVYGIGADAFSPQAVTMLLASKGRSRKMPPPVLIPRLNALDGLATDVPAEARKLAEAFWPGGLTMIFHAQPSLDWDLGETRGTVALRMPADDVAQDLLTLTGPLAVSSANRTGRPAARTAAEAMDQLAESVEVYLEGGLRPEGDADSVALPSTIVDATSLPLRVVRRGAITLERLREVVPELLDIDGNAAAE; encoded by the coding sequence GTGACCACAACCTACGACTGCACGGCAGCCGACCAGCGGGCCGAAGGGCTGGAGAACGCCCAGCGGGCCATCCGCCAACACAAATGCGTGGTGTTCCCCACCGACACGGTGTATGGAATCGGCGCCGACGCATTCTCCCCGCAGGCTGTCACCATGCTGCTCGCGTCCAAGGGCCGCAGCCGCAAGATGCCGCCTCCCGTCCTTATTCCCCGGCTCAATGCGCTGGACGGGCTGGCAACGGACGTCCCGGCGGAGGCACGCAAGCTGGCCGAGGCATTCTGGCCGGGCGGCCTCACCATGATTTTCCACGCGCAGCCGTCGCTGGACTGGGACCTCGGCGAGACCCGGGGCACTGTCGCGCTGCGGATGCCGGCCGACGACGTCGCCCAGGACCTGTTGACGCTGACCGGACCGCTGGCGGTGTCCTCCGCGAACCGCACCGGCCGGCCTGCGGCCCGCACCGCTGCCGAGGCCATGGACCAGCTCGCCGAATCCGTCGAGGTCTACCTCGAAGGGGGACTGCGCCCGGAAGGTGACGCGGATTCTGTTGCCCTTCCGTCCACCATCGTTGACGCCACCTCCCTGCCCCTTCGGGTGGTCCGCCGGGGTGCCATCACCCTGGAACGGCTCCGCGAGGTTGTTCCTGAGCTCCTGGACATCGACGGCAATGCGGCCGCCGAATGA